One Methylomarinovum tepidoasis DNA window includes the following coding sequences:
- a CDS encoding AAA family ATPase: MASANQLIALLKSHLEGDDERFYSVAMQLAAHEAKIGHGKLAEELRALVGQAKARRGLPPKDTEKAVPIGRPRGELAELLGGSFPKNRLGEMVLDGNLEYQLKRVIREQRQAGRLLSHGLAPRRKLLLVGPPGTGKTLTAAVLAGELGLPLFQVRLDGLITKYMGETAAKLRQVFEATERTRGVYFFDEFDAIGSQRGLANDVGEVRRILNSFLQMIEQDESHSLIVAATNHPEILDQALFRRFDDILHYGLPDEVQIAALLKARLGRKARKGVSWKRLAAKANGLSYAEIVRVCDEALKEAVIDQKESLGESDIRRAIEERAYAKAHFDKRAGRA; this comes from the coding sequence ATGGCCAGCGCTAACCAGTTGATCGCCTTATTGAAATCCCATCTAGAAGGGGATGATGAGCGGTTCTACTCCGTCGCCATGCAGCTGGCTGCCCACGAAGCAAAGATCGGCCACGGCAAATTGGCGGAGGAGCTGCGGGCGCTGGTGGGCCAGGCCAAAGCACGGCGCGGGCTGCCGCCCAAGGATACCGAAAAGGCCGTGCCCATTGGGCGGCCACGGGGCGAGCTGGCCGAGCTGCTGGGAGGCTCTTTCCCCAAGAACCGGTTGGGCGAGATGGTGCTGGATGGGAACCTCGAGTATCAGCTCAAGCGGGTGATTCGGGAGCAACGCCAAGCCGGGCGCTTGCTCTCTCATGGCCTTGCTCCCCGGCGTAAGCTGCTGCTGGTGGGGCCGCCGGGCACCGGCAAGACCCTGACGGCAGCGGTGCTGGCCGGTGAACTGGGGCTGCCGCTGTTTCAGGTGCGGCTGGACGGCCTGATCACCAAGTACATGGGCGAGACCGCCGCCAAGCTGCGCCAAGTGTTCGAAGCTACCGAGCGCACAAGGGGCGTCTATTTCTTCGACGAGTTCGATGCCATCGGTTCGCAGCGCGGCTTGGCCAACGACGTGGGCGAGGTGCGGCGCATTCTCAACAGCTTCCTGCAGATGATCGAGCAGGACGAGTCCCATAGCCTGATCGTGGCGGCCACCAATCACCCCGAGATACTCGACCAGGCTCTGTTCCGCCGCTTCGATGACATCCTGCACTATGGTCTGCCTGATGAGGTGCAGATCGCCGCCTTGCTGAAGGCCCGCCTGGGTCGCAAGGCGCGCAAAGGGGTGTCCTGGAAGCGGCTGGCCGCGAAAGCAAACGGACTGAGTTATGCCGAGATCGTGCGTGTCTGTGACGAGGCCCTGAAAGAGGCGGTGATCGATCAAAAGGAGTCTCTCGGCGAATCCGATATTCGGCGCGCCATAGAAGAACGCGCCTACGCCAAGGCGCATTTCGATAAACGAGCTGGCAGGGCCTGA
- a CDS encoding site-specific DNA-methyltransferase — protein MAKRTKKSIHKRIETFTHDEATRKNIPTAEYQSVVPEEVEKPKAVRYPRGVSGLEEEKANRNRDLDPQLVWRGKDEQDWSDLVVQAPPLYIQEKIHPKALIDDLMRRTEAREQSADPQPDLFADFNGIDNEAAKTEFYQHEAHWTNRLILGDSLQVMASLAEREGLRGKVQCIYLDPPYGIKFNSNFQWSTTSRDVKDGKPEHITREPEQVKAFRDTWRDGIHSYLTYLRDRLTVCRDLLTDSGSIFVQIGDENVHRVRALMDEVFGDENFIGEIAFAKTSSATSAYIPSIYDIVLWYARNQSSLKYRQLMREKSHQTQGAGEYMYTRRFPGDVFRLTKTDLSDEKKTNATLRIDNLTSQSGGETTRFRYEHQGRRFWPGSGGWKTNRVGMERLEKADRLYIRRTSLNYVRFLKDYPAIPLGNYWDDTAIAGWSEYKVYVVQTARRVIERCLLMTTDPGDLVLDPTCGSGTTAYVAEQWGRRWITIDTSRVALALARARIMGARYPYYLLADSPEGQRKEAEITRSAPSSKPTHGDIRHGFVYQRVPHITLKSIANNAEIDVIWERFEAQLKPLREELTRHLPDGWLADYRKRQQYDVEVPPEIQEWEIPREFPESWSEAARALHEQFWELRIARQKEIDASIAAKADFEYLYDKPYEDKSRVRVAGPFTVESLSPHRVLTVDENDELVDQTCEGRGAYGEEVGFVEMILDHLRTAGVQQAHKEDKIDFVSLVPWPGDLICAEGKYEDEAGKEVRAAIFVGPEFGTVSRPDLVEAAREAADAGFDVLIACAFSYDAQCGGLNKLGRLPILQARMNADLHMAADLKNTGKGNLFVIFGEPDIDILETGDGRIQVRINGVDVFHPQTGEVRSDGPEGIACWFIDTDYNQESFFVRHAYFLGAGDPYKALKTTLKAEIDEEAWASLNSNVSRPFPKPASGRIAVKVINHLGDEVMKVFRV, from the coding sequence ATGGCTAAACGCACCAAAAAGTCCATTCACAAGCGCATTGAAACCTTCACCCACGACGAGGCCACGCGCAAGAACATCCCCACCGCCGAGTATCAGTCGGTGGTGCCGGAGGAGGTGGAGAAGCCCAAGGCGGTGCGCTACCCGCGCGGCGTGAGCGGCCTGGAGGAAGAAAAAGCCAACCGCAACCGTGATCTCGACCCGCAACTGGTGTGGCGCGGCAAGGACGAGCAGGACTGGTCCGACCTGGTGGTGCAGGCCCCGCCGCTCTACATCCAGGAGAAGATTCACCCCAAGGCGTTGATCGACGATCTGATGCGCCGCACCGAGGCCAGGGAGCAGTCAGCCGATCCGCAGCCTGACCTGTTCGCCGACTTCAACGGCATCGACAACGAAGCGGCCAAAACCGAGTTCTACCAGCACGAGGCCCACTGGACCAACCGCCTGATCCTGGGCGATTCATTACAGGTGATGGCCAGTCTGGCCGAGCGCGAGGGGCTGCGCGGCAAGGTGCAGTGCATCTACCTCGACCCGCCCTACGGCATCAAGTTCAACTCCAACTTCCAGTGGTCCACCACCAGCCGCGACGTCAAGGACGGCAAGCCCGAACACATCACCCGCGAGCCGGAGCAGGTCAAAGCCTTCCGCGACACCTGGCGCGACGGTATTCATTCTTATTTGACCTACTTGCGTGACAGGCTCACCGTGTGCCGCGACTTACTGACCGACTCCGGTTCCATCTTCGTGCAGATCGGGGATGAGAATGTGCACCGAGTGCGGGCGCTGATGGATGAGGTGTTTGGGGATGAGAATTTTATTGGCGAAATCGCATTTGCGAAAACATCAAGCGCGACCTCTGCGTACATCCCAAGCATTTATGACATCGTACTTTGGTACGCCAGGAATCAAAGCTCTCTAAAGTACAGACAGCTCATGCGAGAGAAGTCTCATCAGACTCAGGGAGCTGGAGAGTATATGTATACTCGAAGGTTTCCAGGAGATGTGTTTAGGCTTACGAAGACGGATTTGTCTGACGAGAAGAAAACCAATGCCACTTTGCGGATCGATAATCTGACATCACAGTCTGGTGGTGAAACGACACGTTTCCGTTACGAGCATCAAGGCCGTCGGTTTTGGCCGGGATCTGGTGGTTGGAAGACGAATCGAGTTGGCATGGAGCGGTTGGAAAAGGCGGATCGCCTCTATATTCGCCGCACGTCTCTGAATTATGTTCGATTTCTGAAAGATTACCCTGCAATCCCGCTGGGTAACTATTGGGATGACACCGCAATTGCTGGTTGGAGTGAATATAAGGTCTATGTCGTTCAAACTGCAAGACGGGTCATCGAAAGATGCCTGCTCATGACCACCGACCCCGGCGACCTGGTCCTGGACCCCACCTGCGGGTCCGGCACCACCGCCTACGTGGCCGAGCAGTGGGGTCGACGCTGGATCACCATCGACACCTCCCGCGTCGCCCTGGCCCTGGCCCGCGCCCGCATCATGGGCGCCCGCTATCCCTACTACCTGCTGGCCGACAGCCCCGAGGGGCAGCGGAAGGAGGCGGAGATCACCCGCAGCGCGCCCTCCAGCAAGCCCACCCACGGCGACATCCGCCACGGCTTCGTCTATCAGCGCGTTCCCCATATCACCCTCAAATCCATCGCCAACAACGCCGAGATCGACGTCATCTGGGAGCGCTTCGAGGCGCAGCTCAAGCCCCTGCGCGAGGAACTGACCCGGCACCTGCCCGACGGCTGGCTGGCCGACTACCGCAAGAGGCAGCAGTACGACGTGGAAGTGCCGCCGGAGATTCAGGAGTGGGAAATCCCGCGCGAGTTCCCCGAGAGCTGGTCGGAAGCAGCCAGGGCGTTGCACGAGCAGTTCTGGGAACTGCGCATCGCCCGCCAGAAGGAGATCGACGCCTCCATCGCCGCCAAGGCCGATTTCGAGTACCTCTACGACAAACCCTACGAGGACAAGTCCAGGGTGCGCGTGGCCGGGCCTTTCACCGTGGAGAGCCTCTCGCCCCACCGGGTGCTGACGGTGGACGAAAACGACGAGTTGGTGGATCAGACCTGCGAAGGGCGCGGCGCCTACGGCGAGGAGGTGGGCTTCGTCGAGATGATCCTCGATCATCTGCGCACCGCCGGCGTGCAGCAGGCCCACAAGGAGGACAAGATCGACTTCGTCTCCCTCGTGCCCTGGCCCGGCGATCTCATCTGCGCCGAGGGCAAGTACGAGGACGAGGCCGGCAAGGAAGTCCGCGCCGCCATCTTCGTCGGCCCCGAGTTCGGCACCGTCTCCCGCCCCGATCTGGTCGAAGCCGCCCGCGAGGCCGCCGATGCCGGCTTCGACGTGCTCATCGCCTGCGCCTTCAGCTACGACGCCCAGTGCGGCGGGCTGAACAAGCTGGGCAGGCTGCCCATACTCCAGGCGCGGATGAACGCCGACCTGCACATGGCTGCCGACCTCAAGAACACCGGCAAGGGCAACCTGTTCGTCATCTTCGGCGAGCCCGACATCGACATCCTCGAAACCGGCGACGGCAGGATTCAGGTCAGGATCAACGGCGTGGACGTCTTCCACCCCCAGACCGGCGAAGTCCGCTCCGACGGCCCCGAGGGCATCGCCTGCTGGTTCATCGACACCGACTACAATCAGGAATCCTTCTTCGTCCGCCACGCCTACTTCCTCGGCGCCGGCGATCCTTACAAAGCCCTCAAGACCACCCTCAAAGCCGAGATCGACGAAGAAGCCTGGGCCAGCCTCAACAGCAATGTCTCCCGCCCCTTCCCCAAGCCCGCCTCCGGTCGCATTGCCGTGAAGGTCATCAACCACCTGGGGGATGAGGTGATGAAGGTGTTCAGGGTATGA
- a CDS encoding BPTD_3080 family restriction endonuclease produces MANPFFDRPILNSPYAYPARHWELDENGQPTGKIVESRRPAQFLTPIPRPKQRKGAPTQDALLFDDLSTQAQQYHASIINGVREEVTRWRALPQSQWRVTPETARLLRHWRCHDFSGIRPFFCQVEAVETAIWLTEVAPQLGKTGQKYLDHLANANAEANPELMRLALKLATGAGKTTVMAMLIAWQTVNAVRHPQSKRFTRGFLVVTPGLTIRDRLRVLQPNDPDSYYQSRELAPADMLPDLERAKIVITNYHAFKRRERLELSKGGRALLQGHGEPLQTTESEGQMLQRVMPELMGMKRILVINDEAHHCYREKPGEPDEEKKTGDDRKEAEKNREAARLWISGLEAANRKLGVARVIDLSATPFFLSGSGYAEGTLFPWTMSDFSLMDAIECGIVKLPRVPVADNIPGNEMPMFRNLWEHIRKDMPKKGRGKAKTLDPLALPAPLKTALEALYGHYEKTFELWKQAGLRIPPCFIVVCNNTATSKLVYDYISGFHRENEDGSTTLINGRLPLFRNFDDHGDPLPRPRTLLIDSEQLESGEALDKNFREMAADEIERFKREALERGGALADQIRAGKEIDDATLLREVMNTVGKPGTLGESVRCVVSVSMLTEGWDANTVTHVLGVRAFGTQLLCEQVIGRALRRQSYDLNEEGLFNVEYADVLGIPFDFTAKPVVSPPQPPRETVQVKAVRPERDHLEIRFPRVAGYRVELPQERLTARFNEDSVLELTPELVGPSITRNQGIIGEGVDLSLEHLKDMRRASLVFQLTQRLLYTKWRDPGADPPLHLFGQLKRITRKWLDECLVCKGGTWPAQLMYPELADMACERITAAITRALVGERPVKAVFDPYNPVGSTAHVNFTTSKTLRWETDPEKCHINWVILDSGWEAEFCRVAECHPQVLAYVKNHGLGLEVPYRYGSETRTYLPDFIVRIDDGRGPDDPLNLIVEIKGYRREDAKEKKATMENYWVPGVNNHGQYGRWAFAEFTDVYEMQDDFEEKVEEAFNRMLDAVTGAVEAMEKRHG; encoded by the coding sequence ATGGCCAACCCCTTTTTCGACCGCCCGATCCTCAATTCTCCTTACGCCTATCCGGCGCGCCATTGGGAACTGGACGAAAACGGCCAGCCGACCGGGAAGATCGTCGAATCGCGCAGACCGGCCCAGTTCCTCACCCCCATCCCCAGACCCAAACAGCGCAAAGGCGCGCCCACGCAGGACGCGCTGTTGTTCGACGATCTATCCACTCAGGCGCAGCAATACCACGCTTCCATCATCAACGGCGTGCGCGAGGAAGTGACTCGGTGGCGGGCGCTTCCCCAATCCCAATGGCGGGTCACGCCGGAGACCGCTCGGCTGCTGCGACACTGGCGCTGCCACGATTTCAGCGGCATCCGCCCGTTCTTTTGTCAGGTCGAAGCGGTCGAGACCGCCATCTGGCTGACCGAGGTCGCCCCGCAGCTGGGCAAGACCGGCCAGAAATATCTGGACCACCTGGCCAACGCCAACGCCGAGGCCAACCCGGAGCTGATGCGCCTTGCCCTCAAGCTCGCCACCGGCGCGGGCAAGACCACCGTCATGGCGATGCTCATCGCCTGGCAGACCGTCAACGCCGTCCGTCATCCCCAGAGCAAGCGTTTCACCCGGGGCTTTTTGGTCGTGACGCCCGGCCTCACCATCCGCGACCGCCTGCGGGTGCTGCAGCCCAACGATCCCGACAGCTACTACCAGAGCCGCGAGCTGGCGCCTGCCGACATGCTTCCAGACCTGGAGCGGGCCAAGATCGTCATCACCAACTACCACGCCTTCAAGCGGCGCGAGCGCCTGGAGCTTTCCAAGGGCGGGCGCGCCCTGCTGCAAGGCCATGGCGAGCCGCTGCAGACTACCGAATCCGAGGGCCAGATGCTGCAGCGGGTGATGCCCGAGCTGATGGGCATGAAGCGCATTCTGGTCATCAACGACGAGGCCCACCACTGCTACCGGGAAAAGCCTGGCGAGCCGGACGAAGAGAAAAAGACCGGCGACGACAGAAAAGAGGCCGAGAAGAACCGGGAGGCGGCCCGGCTATGGATCTCCGGCCTGGAGGCGGCCAACCGCAAGCTGGGCGTGGCACGGGTGATCGACCTTTCCGCCACGCCTTTTTTCCTCAGCGGCTCAGGCTACGCCGAGGGCACCCTGTTTCCCTGGACCATGAGCGACTTTTCGCTGATGGACGCCATCGAGTGCGGCATCGTCAAGCTGCCGCGCGTGCCGGTGGCCGACAACATCCCCGGCAACGAAATGCCCATGTTCCGCAATCTCTGGGAGCACATCCGCAAGGACATGCCTAAGAAGGGGCGGGGCAAGGCCAAGACCCTCGACCCGCTGGCGCTGCCCGCCCCCCTCAAGACCGCCCTCGAAGCCCTCTACGGCCACTACGAAAAGACCTTCGAACTGTGGAAGCAGGCGGGCCTGCGCATTCCGCCCTGCTTCATCGTGGTCTGCAACAACACCGCCACCTCCAAACTGGTTTACGACTACATCTCCGGTTTCCACCGCGAGAACGAGGACGGTTCCACCACCCTGATAAACGGCCGCCTGCCGCTGTTTCGCAATTTCGACGACCACGGCGACCCCTTGCCCCGCCCGCGCACCCTGCTGATCGACAGCGAGCAGCTGGAATCCGGCGAGGCCCTGGACAAGAATTTCCGCGAAATGGCCGCCGACGAGATCGAGCGCTTCAAGCGCGAAGCCCTCGAACGCGGCGGCGCGCTGGCCGACCAAATCCGCGCCGGCAAGGAGATCGACGACGCCACCCTGCTACGCGAGGTGATGAACACCGTCGGCAAGCCCGGAACGCTAGGCGAGTCGGTGCGCTGCGTGGTCTCGGTCTCCATGCTCACCGAAGGCTGGGACGCCAACACCGTCACCCACGTGCTGGGCGTCCGCGCCTTCGGCACCCAACTGCTCTGCGAACAGGTGATCGGTCGCGCCCTGCGCCGCCAGTCCTACGATCTCAACGAGGAAGGCCTGTTCAACGTCGAATACGCCGACGTGCTCGGCATCCCCTTCGACTTCACCGCCAAGCCGGTGGTCTCGCCGCCCCAGCCGCCGCGCGAGACGGTGCAGGTCAAGGCCGTGCGCCCCGAGCGCGACCATCTGGAGATCCGCTTCCCCCGCGTCGCCGGCTATCGGGTGGAGCTGCCGCAGGAGCGCCTCACCGCCCGGTTCAACGAGGATTCGGTGCTGGAGCTCACCCCCGAGCTGGTCGGCCCCTCCATCACCCGGAATCAGGGCATCATCGGCGAAGGGGTGGACCTGAGCCTGGAACACCTCAAGGACATGCGCCGCGCCTCGCTGGTTTTCCAGCTCACCCAGCGCCTGCTCTACACCAAATGGCGCGACCCCGGCGCCGATCCGCCCCTGCACCTGTTCGGCCAGCTCAAGCGCATCACCCGGAAGTGGCTGGACGAGTGCCTGGTCTGCAAGGGCGGCACCTGGCCCGCCCAGCTCATGTACCCAGAGCTGGCCGACATGGCCTGCGAGCGTATCACCGCCGCCATCACCCGCGCCCTGGTGGGCGAGCGTCCGGTCAAGGCGGTGTTCGACCCCTACAACCCGGTGGGCTCCACCGCCCATGTCAACTTCACCACCTCGAAGACCCTCCGCTGGGAGACCGATCCCGAGAAATGCCATATCAACTGGGTGATCCTCGATTCCGGCTGGGAGGCCGAATTCTGCCGCGTGGCCGAGTGCCACCCGCAGGTGCTCGCCTACGTGAAGAACCACGGCCTGGGGCTGGAGGTGCCTTATCGCTATGGATCCGAAACCCGCACCTACCTCCCGGACTTCATCGTGAGAATCGACGATGGCCGCGGCCCGGACGATCCCCTCAATCTGATCGTAGAAATCAAGGGCTACCGCCGCGAAGACGCCAAAGAAAAGAAAGCCACCATGGAGAACTACTGGGTGCCCGGCGTCAACAACCACGGCCAGTATGGCCGCTGGGCCTTTGCCGAGTTCACCGACGTGTATGAAATGCAGGACGACTTCGAAGAAAAAGTGGAAGAGGCGTTCAACAGGATGCTCGATGCGGTAACGGGCGCGGTGGAAGCAATGGAGAAACGGCATGGCTAA
- a CDS encoding DUF4194 domain-containing protein has protein sequence MEDPLPQVLIPLLKGVIYAEADPPRWQKLLDLQARIREVAALMGLELIIDEAEGHAFLRQREFAAEETPLPRLVPRRPLSFLVSLLLALLRRRLLEFDQSGGDTRLVLHRDDIAEMVRVFLPESSNEAKLLDRLDRDLKRIEELGFLRRLKGQEHLFEVQRILKSFVDAQWLGEFNERLAAYRKHLEEDGGA, from the coding sequence ATGGAAGACCCGTTGCCCCAGGTGCTGATCCCGCTGCTCAAGGGGGTGATCTATGCCGAAGCCGACCCGCCCCGCTGGCAGAAGCTTTTGGATCTCCAGGCGAGGATCCGCGAGGTGGCGGCCCTCATGGGCCTGGAGCTGATCATCGACGAGGCCGAGGGCCACGCCTTCCTGCGCCAGCGGGAATTCGCCGCGGAGGAAACGCCGCTGCCGCGCTTGGTGCCGCGCCGGCCCCTGAGCTTTCTGGTGAGCCTGCTGTTGGCACTGCTGCGCCGCCGCCTGCTGGAATTCGACCAGAGCGGCGGCGACACCCGCCTGGTGCTGCACCGCGACGACATCGCCGAAATGGTGCGGGTGTTCCTGCCCGAATCCAGCAACGAGGCCAAACTGCTCGACCGCCTCGACCGCGACCTCAAGCGCATCGAGGAACTGGGCTTCCTGCGCCGCCTCAAGGGGCAGGAGCACCTGTTCGAGGTGCAGCGGATTCTCAAGAGCTTCGTCGATGCCCAGTGGCTGGGGGAGTTCAATGAACGGCTGGCGGCGTACCGCAAGCATTTGGAGGAAGACGGCGGCGCTTGA
- a CDS encoding DUF3375 domain-containing protein translates to MSPDFSRFPDYHDLVLLRQQHPAWRLLAAAHAPLVLTLLHAVFIAPNRRALPRQQLIAILDDLLFDLRQQEGGDAFPKPAAAYLDDWAGDDKGWLRKYYPEDSDEPHYDLTPAAVQALEWVTGLQRREFVGTESRLLLVFELLRQMAEGSETDPEARIAELERRRGEIDAEIARIRGGELELMDPTRLRDRFLQMQDTARRLLADFRAVEQNFRDLDRRVRERIATWEGGKGELLAEVFGHTDAIADSDEGRSFRAFWDFLMDPRRQEELTGLLEKILALEPVRQLRPDPRLRRIHYDWLEAGEATQRTVARLSQQLRRWLDDQTWLENRRIMALLRDIEQHAIAVRDRLPPGDFMTVDATAPAIELVMERPLFQPSARIRIEDRVVVEGEAKTLDEALFKQRFVDREALADHIRHLLRSQPQVSLARVVAARPLAEGLAELLTYLELAEADPRAVVDDARSETIEWTGSDGVVRRARVPLILYCR, encoded by the coding sequence TTGTCACCCGATTTCAGCCGTTTTCCCGATTACCACGACCTGGTTCTGCTGCGCCAGCAGCATCCGGCCTGGCGCCTGCTGGCCGCCGCCCACGCGCCCCTGGTGCTCACCCTGCTGCACGCCGTCTTCATCGCCCCCAACCGCCGCGCCCTGCCCCGCCAGCAGTTGATCGCCATCCTCGACGACCTGCTTTTCGACCTGCGCCAGCAGGAGGGCGGGGACGCCTTTCCCAAACCGGCGGCCGCCTATCTGGACGACTGGGCCGGCGACGATAAGGGCTGGCTGCGCAAGTACTATCCGGAGGACAGCGATGAGCCCCACTACGATCTGACCCCGGCGGCGGTGCAGGCGCTGGAGTGGGTGACCGGGTTGCAGCGGCGCGAGTTCGTCGGCACCGAATCGCGTCTGCTGCTGGTCTTCGAGCTGCTGCGGCAGATGGCCGAGGGCAGCGAGACCGACCCGGAGGCCCGCATCGCCGAGCTGGAACGCCGCCGGGGCGAAATCGATGCTGAGATCGCGCGCATCCGCGGCGGCGAATTGGAACTGATGGACCCGACCCGCCTGCGCGACCGCTTCCTGCAGATGCAGGACACCGCCCGCCGCCTGCTGGCCGATTTCCGTGCCGTGGAACAGAACTTCCGCGACCTCGACCGCCGGGTGCGCGAGCGCATCGCCACCTGGGAGGGCGGCAAGGGGGAGCTGTTGGCGGAAGTGTTTGGCCACACCGACGCTATCGCCGATTCCGACGAGGGCCGCAGCTTCCGCGCCTTCTGGGATTTCCTCATGGACCCGCGGCGCCAGGAGGAGCTGACCGGCCTGCTGGAAAAGATCCTGGCGCTGGAACCGGTCCGCCAGCTTCGCCCCGACCCGCGCCTGCGCCGCATCCACTACGACTGGCTCGAAGCCGGCGAGGCCACCCAGCGTACCGTCGCCCGGCTGTCCCAGCAGCTGCGCCGCTGGCTCGACGACCAGACCTGGCTGGAGAACCGCCGCATCATGGCCCTGCTGCGCGACATCGAGCAGCACGCCATCGCCGTCCGCGACCGCCTGCCCCCGGGGGATTTCATGACCGTGGACGCCACCGCCCCGGCCATCGAACTGGTGATGGAGCGCCCCCTGTTCCAGCCTTCCGCCCGCATCCGCATCGAGGACCGGGTGGTGGTGGAAGGGGAGGCCAAAACCCTCGACGAGGCCCTGTTCAAGCAGCGCTTCGTCGATCGCGAGGCGCTGGCGGACCACATCCGCCACCTGCTCCGGTCCCAGCCCCAGGTCTCCCTGGCGCGGGTGGTGGCGGCCCGTCCCCTGGCGGAAGGATTGGCGGAACTGCTGACCTATCTGGAACTGGCCGAGGCCGATCCCAGGGCGGTGGTGGACGATGCCCGCAGCGAAACCATCGAATGGACCGGCAGCGACGGCGTCGTCCGCCGCGCCCGTGTACCTTTGATTCTGTACTGCCGCTGA